Proteins encoded together in one Strongyloides ratti genome assembly S_ratti_ED321, scaffold srae_chrx_scaffold0000007 window:
- a CDS encoding Leucine-rich repeat and Leucine-rich repeat, typical subtype-containing protein — MLLKSILVILSFTAIVSFINATCPEFMKNQTACTCVDYMDGPVIKCYGPTGPTIVDKLKKKPMEIRELVIEKANIIEIGGRAFKNLKIKKLVLDNNKIKFIHQDAFKGLENVLIDLSINMNKLPEIPTKALEHLKILSILSLRCNMISDINGIAFKSKMNLIDLNLSCNQICDIHKDAFINIKHSIQNLVFDQNCLKKIPSESIKNMDNLIGLHFKYNNIKKIESGDLKNLPSLNIITGTGNKIETIEKDVVEKNNTIKYIYFSDNAITKLEDCNLENFKEVEVVDLSFNKISEVPTNIFSKLERLQHLNLEANAIRDISNGAFDGIPLLLLWLPHNCLSMISASMFKGALFLRQVSLAHNNIHVVQPLSFAHLANLHTLDLSFNKIKNLQPGAIDGSDYLTVRLQENPMVCSQDGFHVMNGHDAINLTTEPNNICKAEHNNDFIDICPKKISPPGPQACCIKKTNKPTTTTTPEPKKSKIILSTIKPKVKLLDMHPQQITLDSAGTNMHIKRRKFNMERFWRLSKRPTEPLTGVVKNIETTPEPKSIDEDKQSLVPGEHNEFVTVPISDGKRKSEDSNFNVDAQVSTVEKDVHVALTA; from the coding sequence atgcTGTTAAAATCTATTCTTGTAATACTATCATTTACAGCAATtgtttcatttattaatgCAACATGTCCagaatttatgaaaaatcaAACGGCATGTACATGTGTTGATTATATGGATGGACCagttataaaatgttatggTCCAACAGGACCAACTATTGTtgataaattgaaaaaaaaacctaTGGAAATTAGAGAATTGGTTATTGAGAAAgcaaatattattgaaattgGTGGACGTgcctttaaaaatttaaagataaaaaaacttgttcttgataataataaaattaaatttattcatcAAGATGCTTTTAAAGGAttagaaaatgttttaattgaTCTTTCAATTAATATGAATAAACTTCCTGAAATACCAACAAAAGCATTGGAAcatcttaaaattttatcaatattatcaCTTCGTTGTAATATGATCTCAGATATTAATGGTATTgcttttaaatcaaaaatgaACTTAATTGATTTAAATCTCAGTTGTAATCAAATTTGTGACATTCATAAAGAtgcttttattaatattaaacattCAATACAAAATCTTGTTTTTGAtcaaaattgtttaaaaaaaattccaagtgaatctataaaaaatatggatAATCTTATTGgattacattttaaatataataatataaaaaaaattgaaagtGGTGATTTGAAAAATCTCCCATCacttaatattataacaGGAACtggaaataaaattgaaacaaTTGAGAAAGATgttgttgaaaaaaataacactattaaatatatttattttagtgATAATGCAATTACTAAATTGGAAGATTGCAATttggaaaattttaaagaagtTGAAGTTGTTGatttaagttttaataaaatatctgaAGTTcctacaaatattttttcaaaattggAACGTCTTCAACATCTTAATCTTGAAGCTAATGCTATAAGAGATATTTCAAATGGTGCTTTTGATGGCATTCCATTACTTCTTTTATGGCTTCCACACAATTGTCTTTCAATGATTTCAGCATCAATGTTTAAAGGAGCTCTATTTTTGAGACAAGTATCATTAGCTCACAATAATATACATGTTGTTCAACCTCTTTCATTTGCTCATTTAGCTAATTTACATACACttgatttatcatttaataaaattaaaaatcttcAACCAGGAGCAATTGATGGATCAGATTATTTAACAGTTAGATTACAAGAAAATCCAATGGTATGTTCACAAGATGGTTTCCATGTTATGAATGGACATGATGCTATAAATCTTACAACTGAaccaaataatatttgtaaagcTGAAcataataatgattttattgatatttgtcctaaaaaaatatcaccACCTGGTCCACAAGCAtgttgtataaaaaaaacaaataaaccAACAACTACAACAACACCAGAAccaaaaaaatctaaaattattttatcaacaatTAAACCAAAAGTAAAATTACTTGATATGCATCCACAACAAATAACTTTAGATAGTGCTGGTACAAATATGCatattaaaagaagaaaatttaatatggAACGTTTTTGGAGATTATCTAAACGACCAACAGAACCATTAACTGGtgtagtaaaaaatattgaaacaaCACCAGAGCCAAAATCAATTGATGAGGATAAACAGAGTTTAGTTCCAGGTGAACATAATGAATTTGTAACAGTACCAATAAGTGATGGTAAACGTAAATCAGAAGATTCCAATTTCAATGTTGATGCTCAAGTATCTACAGTTGAAAAAGATGTTCATGTCGCACTAACAGCCTAA
- a CDS encoding Leucine-rich repeat and Leucine-rich repeat, typical subtype-containing protein gives MFKISSNLLRSLYLFTFIILLTYQCPDILENVCQCVDTPIGLELNCSDNDGNLVVELLKTNKRNLGLIKKLILRNGRLTHISNNFFENLYIKELDLSNNEIVQIEKNAFKNMTSLLEELFLDNNKLQFIPSLALTPLGNSLKKLSISNNSISKIEEGDMLPLLIKLVDLNLSNNNIDNIHKKFFDNVKETIQTINFGYNSFKSIPASAIRGFKQLVSLHFHKNQIIQLESLSFMNLPTMNLLNLASNQINTIHKQTFLNVPALRYLYLSNNYIEQIPPYLFSSFTELEMIDLSSNKINILTKNSFSHLQNLHQLYLGENEIIDIENGSFTNSSLVILILESNKLTNIKADMFEGATKLQQLSLKNNKINNIESNAFQTTPSLVMIDLSRNKLIDIPPTTFLNQNNILLLDLSGNQIIRTPYGAFSKKVVTVLLQENPLVCTEKIHMLQEGVGVYIPNSDNKICKKEESIIKPISEYPITIDSTTLKNSLLNESKKNLPKEKIDNKEILKNVNINNNFEQDLIPVIEIDRETSDVDEKGGNLEDTLTLANLPLMNNQEEIEGNRGTPIDTIDSLSKIVTVDNYMNANKRTNINPLKYMPAVLPSSTTRRPLLQQTISPENNLPYINFSSPPPNLNFTDKPNVIYPFPVPFLKSGPKMSQSYASGNAPIPTYTLPPNIKITDEENEVKESINNNISNNFERIELGGKKDNSIKINHEKKEGEEQLNLSGYNNSQFFNHITIITICLTTVVLVMMSVFVGLCIAKYHQKSKNNYFSHANDGTISDSTRSAICHPAIQSSNLEAIYGTLSMNRNAFTTLNRRELQQSNEMAWMYNSGSYGRYYK, from the exons atgtttaaaatatcttcaaATTTACTAAgaagtttatatttatttacatttataatacTTCTAACATATCAATGTCCAGATATTTTAGAAAACGTCTGTCAATGTGTTGATACTCCAATTGGATTAGAATTAAATTGTTCTGATAATGATGGTAATCTTGTAGTAGAACTacttaaaacaaataaaagaaatttgggtcttataaaaaaattaatattacgTAATGGAAGATTAACACATATaagtaacaatttttttgaaaatttatatataaaagaattagatctttcaaataatgaaatagTACAAATTGAGAAAAatgcttttaaaaatatgacgTCGTTGTTAGAAGAATTGTTTTTAGATAATAACAAACTACAATTTATTCCATCATTAGCATTAACTCCTTTAggaaattcattaaaaaaattgtctaTTAGTAACAAttcaatttcaaaaattgaaGAGGGAGATATGTTGCCattgttaataaaa TTAGTTGACTTAAATTTATCTAACAATAACATTGATAACATtcacaaaaaattttttgataatgtaaaagaaacaattcaaactattaattttggttataatagttttaaatCTATTCCAGCATCAGCTATAAGAGGATTTAAACAACTAGTTTCATTacattttcataaaaatcaaataatacaattagaatcattatcatttatgAATCTTCCAACaatgaatttattaaatcttgcttcaaatcaaattaatacaattcataaacaaacatttttaaatgttcctgctttaagatatttatatttatcaaataattacATAGAACAAATTCCTCCATATCTATTTTCATCATTTACAGAATTAGAGATGATTGATTTAAgttctaataaaattaacattttaacaaaaaatagtttttcacatttacaaaatttacaTCAATTATATTTGGGTGAAAATGAGATTATAGATATTGAAAATGGTTCATTTACAAATAGTAGTTtagttatattaatattggaatcaaataaattaacaaatattaaagcTGATATGTTTGAAGGTGCTACTAAATTACAacaattatcattaaaaaataacaaaataaataatattgaatcAAATGCATTTCAAACAACACCAAGTTTAGTTATGATAGATTTAAGTCgcaataaattaattgacATTCCACcaacaacatttttaaaccaaaataatattttattattggaTCTTTCTGGTAATCAAATAATCAGAACACCATATGGAGCTTTTAGCAAAAAAGTTGTAACTGTTTTGTTACAAGAAAATCCATTAGTTTGTACAGAAAAAATTCATATGTTACAAGAAGGTGTTGGTGTTTATATACCAAAtagtgataataaaatttgtaaaaaagaagaatCTATTATAAAACCAATTTCTGAATATCCAATAACAATTGATTCaacaacattaaaaaattctttacttaatgaatcaaaaaaaaatttaccaaaagaaaaaattgataataaagaaattttaaaaaatgttaatattaataataattttgaacaAGATTTAATACCAGTTATTGAAATTGATCGTGAAACTTCTGATGTTGATGAAAAAGGTGGAAATTTAGAAGACACATTAACATTAGCAAATCTTCCATTGATGAATAATCAGGAAGAAATAGAAGGAAATAGAGGAACACCAATTGATACTATTGattctttatcaaaaattgttACGGTAGATAATTATATGAACGCAAATAAACGTACCAATATTAAtcctttaaaatatatgccTGCAGTACTACCATCATCAACAACACGACGTCCATTATTACAACAAACTATCTCTcctgaaaataatttaccttatattaatttttcatcacCACCACCAAATTTAAACTTTACCGACAAACCAAATGTTATTTATCCTTTTCCTGtaccatttttaaaatcaggTCCAAAGATGAGTCAATCTTATGCATCTGGTAATGCTCCAATTCCAACATATACATTACCaccaaatataaaaataacagaTGAGGAAAATGAGGTAAAAGaatctattaataataatatatcaaataacTTTGAACGTATTGAATTAGGTggtaaaaaagataatagtataaaaataaatcatgaaaaaaaagaggGTGAAGAACAACTTAATTTATCAGGATATAATAAttcacaattttttaatcatataacaataataacaatatgcCTTACAACTGTTGTTTTAGTTATGATGTCTGTATTTGTTGGATTATGTATTGCAAAATATCAccaaaaatcaaaaaataattatttttcacaTGCTAATGATGGAACAATATCTGACTCAACAAGAAGTGCTATATGCCATCCAGCAATTCAATCATCTAATTTAGAAGCTATTTATGGAACATTATCAATGAATAg aaatgcTTTTACAACATTAAATCGTAGAGAATTACAACAATCAAATGAAATGGCTTGGATGTATAACTCGGGTAGTTATGGAAGATATTACAAATAA
- a CDS encoding Sec7 domain and Pleckstrin homology domain, spectrin-type and Pleckstrin homology domain and Pleckstrin homology-like domain and Sec7 domain, alpha orthogonal bundle-containing protein: MTDILPSPHSAQTPLQVLNSSIIDKSSPSQITKKDDSSILHTPKYESFVMTGDKILKLNSNRTPAFSKSGISRIPRKDKQQGLPGRQISAPVFSKTNDKEQENNYLNNSDVGTYMSTVNDKILEDSNQENLVHDNMKHDKVTNNTLNKDEQIIVSMDKKINEEDISISECITAPVISTIVDNSTNNRGPFDEKTKYPSFIIPRSDLIDYDSPSHDNNSTDVRSHSSYTFNRTDSQKLGSTQSEPFSTMTVGDIINEKDYDRGQIREKALNLYNLNGYNGKEVMNEILKLDNQHAKTTHEFLNLFYLTGVRIDAALREFLKHVTLHGEPTAVSDVIMLFASRYFITNPTLYKNVDDVHYLICALLLLNTDLHNPNITNKMSCREFINNVTHQKNDYDRNLLKVLYSSISKEPLSNNTSLENVKKVNDDKLLKRQSSFRKSLLRKKSERIALIMPQKEQVDYKHGFIYRKCLFDSEEKKTPFGRRKWELLYGTVKGLTLYLHKDEDGFKKNNCEVFKNCILLHHSIAEVANDYKKKNNVFRIKTARGGEYLLQTTSVDEMSSWINAINYVAAAFSAPTMPAPVSSLSAPFQKPKMPDIVTTYSIPEQLKLHKEKVREMSDCVSRIRQDAPSTRAKKSDVIKYFYKERYFENERQRYATYATILEEKLSTLQSSDLLSVGSRRNLNSVIRQSFPTTSSIIPLDTTSHSTTYMPSTNNIQAESLTSKQSVYQ, translated from the exons ATGACTGATATTTTGCCGTCTCCACATTCGGCTCAAACGCCTCTTCAAGTTTTAAATTCATCTATCATCGATAAATCAAGCCCCTCccaaataactaaaaaag ATGATTCATCTATTCTTCATACACCAAAGTACGAATCTTTTGTAATGACTggtgataaaattttaaaattaaattctaACAGAACACCGGCATTTTCAAAA tCTGGTATTAGTCGTATACCAAGAAAAGATAAACAGCAAGGTCTTCCTGGAAGACAAATATCTGCACCAGTATTTTCAAAAACTAATGATAAAGAacaagaaaataattatctaaATAATAGTGATGTAGGCACCTATATGTCAACagttaatgataaaatattggAAGATAGTAATCAAGAAAATTTAGTACACGATAATATGAAACATGATAAAGTTAcaaataatacattaaataaagatgAACAAATTATTGTATCTatggataaaaaaataaatgaagaaGATATTTCAATAAGTGAATGTATAACAGCACCAGTTATATCAACAATAGTAGACAATTCTACAAATAATAGAGGTCCATTCGATGAAAAGACAAAGTACCCGAGTTTCATTATTCCACGAAGTGATTTGATTGACTATGACTCTCCATCACATGATAATAATTCAACTGATGTGCGATCACATTCTTCTTATACATTTAATAGAACAGACAGTCAAAAATTAGGATCAACTCAATCTGAACCATTTTCAACAATGACTGTTGGTGatataattaatgaaaaagattATGATAGAg gACAAATAAGAGAAAAAGCATTAAatctatataatttaaatggtTATAATGGTAAAGAAGTTATGAATGAAATTCTTAAATTAGATAATCAACATGCAAAAACAACtcatgaatttttaaatttattttatttaactggTGTACGTATTGATGCTGCTTTAAgggaatttttaaaacatgtTACATTACATGGTGAACCAACAGCGGTTTCGGATGTTATTATGTTATTTGCAtcaagatattttataactaatccaacattatataaaaatgttgatgatgttcattatttaatttgcGCATTACTACTTTTAAACACGGATCTACATAATCCAAATATAACCAATAAGATGAGTTGTAgagaatttattaataatgttacacatcagaaaaatgattatgatagaaatttattaaaagtattatatagTTCAATTAGTAAAGAACCACTAAGTAATAATACATCTCtagaaaatgttaaaaaagttaatgatgataaattattaaaaagacaAAGTTCATTtagaaaaagtttattacGTAAAAAGTCAGAAAGAATAGCATTAATTATGCCACAAAAAGAACAAGTTGATTATAAACATGgatttatttatagaaaatgtCTTTTTGATTCAGAAGAAAAAAAGACACCATTTGGAAGAAGAAAATGGGAATTACTTTATGGTACTGTTAAAGgattaacattatatttacataaagATGAAGatggttttaaaaaaaataattgtgaagtatttaaaaattgtattctTTTACATCATTCAATTGCTGAGGTAGcaaatgattataaaaagaagaatAATGTATTTAGAATAAAAACAGCTCGTGGTGGTGAATATCTTTTACAAACAACATCAGTTGATGAAATGTCTAGTTGGATTAATGCAATTAATTATGTTGCTGCTGCTTTTTCTGCTCCAACAATGCCTGCACCTGTCTCATCATTATCAGCACCATTTCAAAAACCTAAAATGCCTGATATTGTAACAACATATAGTATACCtgaacaattaaaattacataaagAAAAAGTAAGAGAAATGAGTGATTGTGTAAGTAGGATAAGACAAGATGCACCATCTACAAGAGCTAAAAAAAGtgatgtaataaaatatttttataaagaacGTTATTTTGAGAACGAG aGACAGCGTTATGCAACATATGCAACAATATTAGAAGAAAAACTTTCTACTTTACAATCATCAGATCTTCTTTCAGTTGGATCTCGaagaaatttaaattcaGTCATTCGTCAATCATTTCCAACAACCTCTTCAATTATACCATTAGATACAACATCACATTCAACAACATATATGCCatcaacaaataatatacaaGCAGAATCATTAACATCAAAACAAAGTGTCTATCAATAA